A window from Peromyscus eremicus chromosome 1, PerEre_H2_v1, whole genome shotgun sequence encodes these proteins:
- the LOC131912649 gene encoding sperm flagellar protein 1-like isoform X2 yields MLNASKQSSAALLPPPEEIHNLCAWLDRLPLSRPKRHLARDFSDGVLVAEIVKYFHPRLVDLHSYVPACSTDQKLSNWSLLNRKVFRKLHFCISEADIQKVVSNRPGVIESILCALREKMEACTVHHVGSASAADPGLSNVDAVRPWVGLTTHPYTTRTQDPNVDNCSLSEPLCGEHHYIPEGWTHNNHELTNLQKRAGLQSPPTPFSMKTLQNQRDPVEGLWDHLTSIQQQLEDKEQALAILQETVKILQMKVMRLEHLVQLKDQRIWELMRPGPEERQIWRGPHPESFRP; encoded by the exons ATGCTCAATGCTtccaagcagagctctgctgcGCTCCTGCCACCGCCTGAGGAAATTCACAACCTCTGCGCCTGGCTGGACCGGCTCCCACTCAGCCGCCCCAAGCGCCACCTGGCTCGGGACTTCAGTGATGGTG TGCTGGTGGCCGAGATTGTGAAGTACTTCCACCCTCGCCTGGTGGACTTGCACAGCTACGTCCCAGCCTGCAGTACAGACCAGAAGCTGAGCAACTGGAGCCTTCTCAACAG GAAAGTCTTTCGAAAGCTGCACTTCTGTATCTCAGAGGCTGATATCCAAAAGGTGGTGTCCAACAGGCCTGGGGTTATCGAGTCTATCCTGTGTGCACTGAGGGAGAAAATGGAGGCCTGCACTGTTCATCACGTAGGCTCAGCTAGTGCAGCT GATCCAGGACTCTCCAATGTGGATGCTGTTCGGCCTTGGGTAGGGCTTACCACCCACCCATATACCACTAGGACTCAAGATCCTAATGTGGATAATTGTAGCCTGTCAGAGCCCCTCTGTGGAGAACATCACTACATTCCTGAAGGCTGGACACACAACAACCATGAGCTCACAAACCTTCAAAAGAGGGCAG GCCTCCAGAGCCCTCCAACCCCCTTCAGCATGAAGACCCTTCAGAATCAA AGGGACCCAGTTGAAGGGCTCTGGGATCACCTGACCAGCATCCAGCAGCAGCTGGAGGATAAGGAGCAAGCACTAGCCATTCTGCAGGAGACAGTCAAG ATTTTGCAGATGAAGGTGATGAGATTGGAGCACCTGGTACAGCTGAAAGACCAACGGATCTGGGAGCTGATGAGACCTGGACCCGAGGAGCGTCAAATCTGGAGGGGCCCCCATCCAGAGTCATTCAGACCTTGA
- the LOC131912649 gene encoding sperm flagellar protein 1-like isoform X3 has product MLNASKQSSAALLPPPEEIHNLCAWLDRLPLSRPKRHLARDFSDGVLVAEIVKYFHPRLVDLHSYVPACSTDQKLSNWSLLNRKVFRKLHFCISEADIQKVVSNRPGVIESILCALREKMEACTVHHVGSASAADPGLSNVDAVRPWVGLTTHPYTTRTQDPNVDNCSLSEPLCGEHHYIPEGWTHNNHELTNLQKRAGLQSPPTPFSMKTLQNQRDLEKMGGCACRGWTLISHILPAHLLLSPILD; this is encoded by the exons ATGCTCAATGCTtccaagcagagctctgctgcGCTCCTGCCACCGCCTGAGGAAATTCACAACCTCTGCGCCTGGCTGGACCGGCTCCCACTCAGCCGCCCCAAGCGCCACCTGGCTCGGGACTTCAGTGATGGTG TGCTGGTGGCCGAGATTGTGAAGTACTTCCACCCTCGCCTGGTGGACTTGCACAGCTACGTCCCAGCCTGCAGTACAGACCAGAAGCTGAGCAACTGGAGCCTTCTCAACAG GAAAGTCTTTCGAAAGCTGCACTTCTGTATCTCAGAGGCTGATATCCAAAAGGTGGTGTCCAACAGGCCTGGGGTTATCGAGTCTATCCTGTGTGCACTGAGGGAGAAAATGGAGGCCTGCACTGTTCATCACGTAGGCTCAGCTAGTGCAGCT GATCCAGGACTCTCCAATGTGGATGCTGTTCGGCCTTGGGTAGGGCTTACCACCCACCCATATACCACTAGGACTCAAGATCCTAATGTGGATAATTGTAGCCTGTCAGAGCCCCTCTGTGGAGAACATCACTACATTCCTGAAGGCTGGACACACAACAACCATGAGCTCACAAACCTTCAAAAGAGGGCAG GCCTCCAGAGCCCTCCAACCCCCTTCAGCATGAAGACCCTTCAGAATCAAAGGGATTTGGAGAAAATGGGCGGCTGTGCTTGCAGAGGGTGGACCCTTATCTCTCATATTCTCCCTGCCCACCTCCTTTTGAGCCCTATCCTGGATTAA
- the LOC131912649 gene encoding sperm flagellar protein 1-like isoform X1: protein MLNASKQSSAALLPPPEEIHNLCAWLDRLPLSRPKRHLARDFSDGVLVAEIVKYFHPRLVDLHSYVPACSTDQKLSNWSLLNRKVFRKLHFCISEADIQKVVSNRPGVIESILCALREKMEACTVHHVGSASAADPGLSNVDAVRPWVGLTTHPYTTRTQDPNVDNCSLSEPLCGEHHYIPEGWTHNNHELTNLQKRAGLQSPPTPFSMKTLQNQRDLEKMGGCACRGDPVEGLWDHLTSIQQQLEDKEQALAILQETVKILQMKVMRLEHLVQLKDQRIWELMRPGPEERQIWRGPHPESFRP, encoded by the exons ATGCTCAATGCTtccaagcagagctctgctgcGCTCCTGCCACCGCCTGAGGAAATTCACAACCTCTGCGCCTGGCTGGACCGGCTCCCACTCAGCCGCCCCAAGCGCCACCTGGCTCGGGACTTCAGTGATGGTG TGCTGGTGGCCGAGATTGTGAAGTACTTCCACCCTCGCCTGGTGGACTTGCACAGCTACGTCCCAGCCTGCAGTACAGACCAGAAGCTGAGCAACTGGAGCCTTCTCAACAG GAAAGTCTTTCGAAAGCTGCACTTCTGTATCTCAGAGGCTGATATCCAAAAGGTGGTGTCCAACAGGCCTGGGGTTATCGAGTCTATCCTGTGTGCACTGAGGGAGAAAATGGAGGCCTGCACTGTTCATCACGTAGGCTCAGCTAGTGCAGCT GATCCAGGACTCTCCAATGTGGATGCTGTTCGGCCTTGGGTAGGGCTTACCACCCACCCATATACCACTAGGACTCAAGATCCTAATGTGGATAATTGTAGCCTGTCAGAGCCCCTCTGTGGAGAACATCACTACATTCCTGAAGGCTGGACACACAACAACCATGAGCTCACAAACCTTCAAAAGAGGGCAG GCCTCCAGAGCCCTCCAACCCCCTTCAGCATGAAGACCCTTCAGAATCAAAGGGATTTGGAGAAAATGGGCGGCTGTGCTTGCAGAGG GGACCCAGTTGAAGGGCTCTGGGATCACCTGACCAGCATCCAGCAGCAGCTGGAGGATAAGGAGCAAGCACTAGCCATTCTGCAGGAGACAGTCAAG ATTTTGCAGATGAAGGTGATGAGATTGGAGCACCTGGTACAGCTGAAAGACCAACGGATCTGGGAGCTGATGAGACCTGGACCCGAGGAGCGTCAAATCTGGAGGGGCCCCCATCCAGAGTCATTCAGACCTTGA
- the Adam8 gene encoding disintegrin and metalloproteinase domain-containing protein 8 — MDTRIAPDVSSDPLSSIVIAPEPPLPDVKQYEVVWPRRLATSRSRRDLPSHEGLYPENLSYALGTRGHIFTLHLQKNRDLLGSRYIETFSAANGSEVKEQLHGQDHCLYQGHVEGYQGSAASLSTCAGLRGFFQVGTTVHLIEPLEGDEEGQHAMYEAKHLHEKAGTCGVNTSLDDLGPRALEIYRSQPRNWLIPRETRYVELYVITDSREFQKLGSREAVRQRVLEVVNHVDKLYQELNFRVVLVGLEIWRWDKFSISPSADDTLENFLTWREQNLLGQHPHDNVQLITGVDFTGTTVGLAKVSAMCSRHSGAVNQDHLRNPIGVASTMAHEMGHNLGMTHDENIHGCYCPIPREAGGCIMTANFGSEFPKKFSRCSQVDLESFVMKPQTGCLTNAPDVNRFVGGPVCGNGFLERGEQCDCGTPQDCKNPCCNATTCQLVTGAECASGACCHKCKVKPAGELCRPMKDRCDLEEFCDGQRPACPEDAFQQNGTPCPGGYCFDGNCPTLTQQCQDLWGPGARAASDFCFTFNIPQGCSGSLYPDRMNRCGVLYCEGGQKPPERSSCTFPTIFGVCQALSTDSNTDTYELVLQGIKCEEGKVCMNGHCQDLRVYGPENCSAKCNNHGVCNHKRECHCDAGWAPPHCAQRLADIPGKQAASGSFPVGVLVFLVILLAAMVILAGVIIYRKAQSQVQRRSVAPKPTTGLCNPLFYTGDGSLPDKSRPPGPPDVVSTNQPLRPTETPKRPPPAPPAAVSCPPLPVPVYAQQVPDLLKPVPPTMPLPKLKPKQVKPNSAPPTPPVKPGTEGPMPGVTQVSPHQEGSVLLEPSC; from the exons GATAGCCCCTGATGTGTCTTCTGACCCCCTTTCTTCTATAGTCATAGCCCCTGAACCTCCTTTGCCCGATGTGAAACAGTATGAGGTGGTATGGCCTCGGCGCCTGGCAACATCCCGCTCCCGTAGAGACCTGCCCTCCCATGAG GGCCTGTACCCAGAGAATCTGAGCTATGCTCTTGGGACCAGAGGGCACATTTTCACCTTGCACCTTCAGAAGAACAG GGACCTGCTGGGCTCACGCTACATAGAGACCTTCTCAGCTGCCAATGGTTCTGAGGTGAAGGAGCAGCTGCATGGACAG GACCACTGCCTCTACCAGGGCCATGTGGAAGGGTACCAGGGCTCAGCTGCCAGCCTTAGCACCTGTGCTGGCCTCAG GGGCTTTTTCCAGGTTGGGACCACTGTCCACTTGATTGAACCTCTGGAAGGTGATGAAGAGGGGCAACATGCAATGTACGAGGCAAAGCACCTGCATGAGAAAGCTGGAACCTGTGGGGTCAACACCAGCCTGGATGACCTAGGACCTCGGGCCTTAGAAATCTACAGGTCTCAGCCCCGG AACTGGCTAATCCCCAGAGAAACCCGCTATGTGGAGCTGTATGTGATCACAGACAGCCGAGAG TTCCAGAAGTTGGGGAGCAGAGAGGCCGTGCGCCAGCGAGTGCTGGAGGTAGTAAACCACGTGGACAAG CTTTATCAGGAACTCAATTTCCGTGTGGTCCTGGTGGGCCTGGAGATCTGGAGATGGGACAAGTTCTCCATCAGCCCCAGTGCCGATGATACATTGGAGAACTTCTTGACCTGGAGGGAACAGAACTTGCTaggccagcacccacatgacaacgtGCAACTTATCAC GGGGGTTGATTTCACCGGGACCACTGTTGGACTGGCTAAGGTGTCTGCCATGTGTTCCCGGCACTCAGGAGCTGTGAACCAG GACCACCTCAGGAACCCCATTGGTGTAGCATCCACCATGGCCCATGAGATGGGCCACAACTTGGGCATGACCCATGATGAAAACATCCATGGCTGCTATTGTCCTATACCACGGGAGGCTGGTGGCTGCATCATGACTGCAAACTTTGG CTCCGAGTTCCCCAAGAAATTCAGCAGGTGTAGCCAGGTTGACCTAGAGTCATTCGTGATGAAGCCCCAGACAGGCTGCCTGACCAATGCCCCAGATGTCAACCGGTTCGTGGGTGGCCCCGTGTGTGGAAACGGATTTTTAGAGCGTGGAGAGCAGTGCGACTGTGGTACACCTCAG GACTGTAAGAACCCCTGCTGCAATGCTACCACTTGCCAGCTGGTCACAGGGGCGGAGTGTGCCTCCGGTGCCTGCTGCCATAAGTGCAAG GTGAAGCCAGCTGGTGAGCTGTGTCGTCCTATGAAGGACAGATGTGACCTGGAGGAGTTCTGTGATGGCCAGAGGCCAGCATGCCCTGAAGATGCTTTCCAACAGAATGGCACACCCTGCCCTGGGGGCTACTGCTTTGATGGGAACTGCCCCACACTGACACAGCAGTGCCAAGATCTGTGGGGGCCAG GTGCCCGGGCTGCATCAGACTTCTGTTTTACCTTTAACATCCCTCAGGGTTGCAGTGGCAGTCTGTACCCTGACAG GATGAACCGATGTGGGGTGCTGTACTGTGAGGGAGGCCAGAAGCCCCCTGAACGTTCCTCCTGCACTTTCCCCACCATATTTGGAGTTTGCCAAGCCCTCTCCACAGACAGCAACACTGACACCTATGAGCTAGTACTCCAGGGCATCAAGTGCGAGGAGGGGAAG GTTTGCATGAATGGACACTGCCAGGACCTCCGTGTATATGGACCTGAGAACTGCTCTGCTAAGTGCAACAACCATGGG GTATGCAACCACAAGAGGGAGTGCCACTGCGATGCGGGTTGGGCCCCACCCCACTGTGCACAGAGGCTGGCAGATATACCAGGTAAACAAGCAG CATCTGGAAGCTTTCCAGTCGGTGTGCTGGTATTCCTGGTGATCCTGCTGGCTGCGATGGTCATCCTGGCAGGTGTCATCATCTACCGAAAGGCCCAGAGCCAAGTCCAGAGGAG GAGTGTGGCACCCAAGCCCACCACAGGGCTCTGCAACCCCCTGTTCTACACAGGGGATGGCAGCCTGCCAGATAAGAGCAGGCCTCCAGGCCCTCCAGATGTAGTTTCGACCAACCAGCCCCTGAGACCCACAGAGACACCAAAGAGGCCGCCCCCTGCA CCTCCAGCTGCTGTGTCCTGTCCACCACTCCCAGTTCCAGTTTATGCCCAGCAGGTGCCAGATCTG CTTAAACCTGTTCCACCCACCATGCCCCTCCCAAAGCTGAAACCCAAGCAG GTCAAGCCAAACTCTGCACCCCCAACACCACCAGTCAAGCCTGGGACTGAAGGGCCCATGCCTGGAGTGACTCAGGTGAGCCCCCATCAGGAAGGGTCTGTCTTGCTGGAACCATCCTGCTGA